One Elaeis guineensis isolate ETL-2024a chromosome 10, EG11, whole genome shotgun sequence genomic window carries:
- the LOC105052844 gene encoding AT-hook motif nuclear-localized protein 1 isoform X2 — protein MEMRFERETCRRKSSNDLVQRNPAQAHPLKNDVQSVSSLEGVTVSKPIVSRSMQCMGMPVIREHGWLRKHGPDVIVALEAIPKSMTAPGPSSAVGGFSHSSSAAATPTMEAMNKAKHPVPGSRRKQQMEAPGTGFIAQVVTVETGEDVVSKIMTFLQQGSRAVCILSACGVISKVTFQQAMTSSETTYEGHFEILSLSGNSLPSESRDQCSRTGGLSVSLAFLDGRVLGGVPGLMTAASPVQVVLGSFIAKNREVSDVAPGEAIGARNPSSQGTSSDLLGSPKSPVFANIATWNSN, from the exons ATGGAAATGAGATTTGAGAGAGAAACATGTCGTAGGAAATCTTCCAATGATCTTGTGCAGAGAAATCCAGCCCAAGCACATCCTCTGAAAAATGATGTGCAATCAGTATCCTCTTTAGAGGGAGTTACTGTCAGTAAACCTATTGTTAGCAGAAGCATGCAATGCATGGGAATGCCAGTGATTAGGGAACATGGATGGTTGAGGAAGCATGGGCCTGATGTGATTGTGGCACTTGAAGCAATCCCAAAATCCATGACAGCGCCTGGCCCATCCAGTGCTGTAGGAGGGTTCTCTCACTCTTCTTCAGCAGCTGCAACACCCACAATGGAGGCCATGAATAAAGCAAAGCATCCTGTGCCAGGTTCAAGAAGAAAGCAGCAGATGGAGGCACCAG GGACTGGATTCATCGCACAGGTTGTTACTGTTGAAACTGGCGAG gATGTTGTatcaaaaattatgactttcttacAACAAGGATCACGTGCTGTTTGTATTCTTTCTGCATGTGGTGTTATTTCTAAAGTGACCTTCCAACAGGCAATGACCTCTTCTGAGACAACTTATGAG GGTCATTTTGAAATTCTGTCACTTTCTGGCAATTCTCTGCCATCAGAGAGCAGGGACCAGTGCAGCCGAACAGGAGGGCTAAGTGTTTCACTTGCTTTCCTTGATGGCCGCGTTCTAGGTGGTGTGCCTGGACTCATGACAGCAGCATCTCCTGTGCAG GTGGTCTTGGGTAGTTTTATTGCCAAAAACAGAGAAGTGTCGGACGTTGCACCAGGTGAAGCCATAGGAGCCCGTAATCCATCATCACAAGGCACATCAAGTGATCTTTTGGGAAGCCCTAAGAGTCCAGTGTTTGCAAACATTGCCACTTGGAACAGTAATTAG
- the LOC105052844 gene encoding AT-hook motif nuclear-localized protein 1 isoform X1, with translation MEMRFERETCRRKSSNDLVQRNPAQAHPLKNDVQSVSSLEGVTVSKPIVSRSMQCMGMPVIREHGWLRKHGPDVIVALEAIPKSMTAPGPSSAVGGFSHSSSAAATPTMEAMNKAKHPVPGSRRKQQMEAPGSSGTGFIAQVVTVETGEDVVSKIMTFLQQGSRAVCILSACGVISKVTFQQAMTSSETTYEGHFEILSLSGNSLPSESRDQCSRTGGLSVSLAFLDGRVLGGVPGLMTAASPVQVVLGSFIAKNREVSDVAPGEAIGARNPSSQGTSSDLLGSPKSPVFANIATWNSN, from the exons ATGGAAATGAGATTTGAGAGAGAAACATGTCGTAGGAAATCTTCCAATGATCTTGTGCAGAGAAATCCAGCCCAAGCACATCCTCTGAAAAATGATGTGCAATCAGTATCCTCTTTAGAGGGAGTTACTGTCAGTAAACCTATTGTTAGCAGAAGCATGCAATGCATGGGAATGCCAGTGATTAGGGAACATGGATGGTTGAGGAAGCATGGGCCTGATGTGATTGTGGCACTTGAAGCAATCCCAAAATCCATGACAGCGCCTGGCCCATCCAGTGCTGTAGGAGGGTTCTCTCACTCTTCTTCAGCAGCTGCAACACCCACAATGGAGGCCATGAATAAAGCAAAGCATCCTGTGCCAGGTTCAAGAAGAAAGCAGCAGATGGAGGCACCAG GATCATCAGGGACTGGATTCATCGCACAGGTTGTTACTGTTGAAACTGGCGAG gATGTTGTatcaaaaattatgactttcttacAACAAGGATCACGTGCTGTTTGTATTCTTTCTGCATGTGGTGTTATTTCTAAAGTGACCTTCCAACAGGCAATGACCTCTTCTGAGACAACTTATGAG GGTCATTTTGAAATTCTGTCACTTTCTGGCAATTCTCTGCCATCAGAGAGCAGGGACCAGTGCAGCCGAACAGGAGGGCTAAGTGTTTCACTTGCTTTCCTTGATGGCCGCGTTCTAGGTGGTGTGCCTGGACTCATGACAGCAGCATCTCCTGTGCAG GTGGTCTTGGGTAGTTTTATTGCCAAAAACAGAGAAGTGTCGGACGTTGCACCAGGTGAAGCCATAGGAGCCCGTAATCCATCATCACAAGGCACATCAAGTGATCTTTTGGGAAGCCCTAAGAGTCCAGTGTTTGCAAACATTGCCACTTGGAACAGTAATTAG
- the LOC105052844 gene encoding AT-hook motif nuclear-localized protein 1 isoform X3: protein MEMRFERETCRRKSSNDLVQRNPAQAHPLKNDVQSVSSLEGVTVSKPIVSRSMQCMGMPVIREHGWLRKHGPDVIVALEAIPKSMTAPGPSSAVGGFSHSSSAAATPTMEAMNKAKHPVPGSRRKQQMEAPGSSGTGFIAQVVTVETGEGHFEILSLSGNSLPSESRDQCSRTGGLSVSLAFLDGRVLGGVPGLMTAASPVQVVLGSFIAKNREVSDVAPGEAIGARNPSSQGTSSDLLGSPKSPVFANIATWNSN from the exons ATGGAAATGAGATTTGAGAGAGAAACATGTCGTAGGAAATCTTCCAATGATCTTGTGCAGAGAAATCCAGCCCAAGCACATCCTCTGAAAAATGATGTGCAATCAGTATCCTCTTTAGAGGGAGTTACTGTCAGTAAACCTATTGTTAGCAGAAGCATGCAATGCATGGGAATGCCAGTGATTAGGGAACATGGATGGTTGAGGAAGCATGGGCCTGATGTGATTGTGGCACTTGAAGCAATCCCAAAATCCATGACAGCGCCTGGCCCATCCAGTGCTGTAGGAGGGTTCTCTCACTCTTCTTCAGCAGCTGCAACACCCACAATGGAGGCCATGAATAAAGCAAAGCATCCTGTGCCAGGTTCAAGAAGAAAGCAGCAGATGGAGGCACCAG GATCATCAGGGACTGGATTCATCGCACAGGTTGTTACTGTTGAAACTGGCGAG GGTCATTTTGAAATTCTGTCACTTTCTGGCAATTCTCTGCCATCAGAGAGCAGGGACCAGTGCAGCCGAACAGGAGGGCTAAGTGTTTCACTTGCTTTCCTTGATGGCCGCGTTCTAGGTGGTGTGCCTGGACTCATGACAGCAGCATCTCCTGTGCAG GTGGTCTTGGGTAGTTTTATTGCCAAAAACAGAGAAGTGTCGGACGTTGCACCAGGTGAAGCCATAGGAGCCCGTAATCCATCATCACAAGGCACATCAAGTGATCTTTTGGGAAGCCCTAAGAGTCCAGTGTTTGCAAACATTGCCACTTGGAACAGTAATTAG
- the LOC105052844 gene encoding uncharacterized protein isoform X4, which yields MEMRFERETCRRKSSNDLVQRNPAQAHPLKNDVQSVSSLEGVTVSKPIVSRSMQCMGMPVIREHGWLRKHGPDVIVALEAIPKSMTAPGPSSAVGGFSHSSSAAATPTMEAMNKAKHPVPGSRRKQQMEAPGTGFIAQVVTVETGEGHFEILSLSGNSLPSESRDQCSRTGGLSVSLAFLDGRVLGGVPGLMTAASPVQVVLGSFIAKNREVSDVAPGEAIGARNPSSQGTSSDLLGSPKSPVFANIATWNSN from the exons ATGGAAATGAGATTTGAGAGAGAAACATGTCGTAGGAAATCTTCCAATGATCTTGTGCAGAGAAATCCAGCCCAAGCACATCCTCTGAAAAATGATGTGCAATCAGTATCCTCTTTAGAGGGAGTTACTGTCAGTAAACCTATTGTTAGCAGAAGCATGCAATGCATGGGAATGCCAGTGATTAGGGAACATGGATGGTTGAGGAAGCATGGGCCTGATGTGATTGTGGCACTTGAAGCAATCCCAAAATCCATGACAGCGCCTGGCCCATCCAGTGCTGTAGGAGGGTTCTCTCACTCTTCTTCAGCAGCTGCAACACCCACAATGGAGGCCATGAATAAAGCAAAGCATCCTGTGCCAGGTTCAAGAAGAAAGCAGCAGATGGAGGCACCAG GGACTGGATTCATCGCACAGGTTGTTACTGTTGAAACTGGCGAG GGTCATTTTGAAATTCTGTCACTTTCTGGCAATTCTCTGCCATCAGAGAGCAGGGACCAGTGCAGCCGAACAGGAGGGCTAAGTGTTTCACTTGCTTTCCTTGATGGCCGCGTTCTAGGTGGTGTGCCTGGACTCATGACAGCAGCATCTCCTGTGCAG GTGGTCTTGGGTAGTTTTATTGCCAAAAACAGAGAAGTGTCGGACGTTGCACCAGGTGAAGCCATAGGAGCCCGTAATCCATCATCACAAGGCACATCAAGTGATCTTTTGGGAAGCCCTAAGAGTCCAGTGTTTGCAAACATTGCCACTTGGAACAGTAATTAG